The nucleotide sequence TTTTGGCAGAGAGGAAGCACCTGTGGTGAGAGAGCCATGAgctgttaaaacaaacaaaaagcaaagcacacCCAGGACACTGGGCACTCCTGTGAGGTTTCTGCTCGCAGACCACCTGCTTTGTGCAAAGAGATTTGCAATTACAAAGAAGAATTAAACAAGGAAGAATTGCAAACAGAACAATCAAGCACCTGAAGAACCCAGCTGTGTGCCAGCAACACGTGTGCTTGGAGATAAATGATATGTATGATCTATGCCATGAAACACCTGCGTCTCGCCGGGTAACAAAATCGTGTGGGCTCTGCCATCCACATGGGATCCCCTGAGTGTGCTCAAGGGTAGGAGGCAGAATCCCTGCCAAGAAAAGCGAAGTGCAGCCTGCACCAAAAGCATGGGACTCATCCATAACTtctgtggagctggggctgctgtggacCCCCagagggctgggggcagcaggcTGATGAGTCATGAGCGGCATCACTCTGGATCTCTAGGGAAGTCATCCAGGAAAAACCTTGAGGCACCATTAAGAACTGATAAGGATAAAAGAACCCAGATTCTGATCTAGAAActaatttctgcagaaatacttttttcctcgTTATGCCACAGATGCTGAGCATCAGCTCCTTACCCAAGAGGGTCCGGATGACATCACATCCTCCCCAAAAAGCGACACAGCCTCCCAAGTGAAGGGACAAAGATCATCTCAGCTGCACTGCACCAGCCCCAAGCGCAGACACCCCAGGAGAAGATGGACAGgtctcctgccctgctcctgctgctcactctGGGACTCTGTGAGTACCAACACGGGGTTGTGCAGCCCCTCCACCGGGACGGGCAAGGAAAACCCTTCCACTGGATCCAATAAAATGTGATAAATAGTTAAGGGGGGGAAAATCAAACCAAAAGGGCTGGCTTTGAGGTGTGCTCAGTAGGTTTGGAAGGAAAGGTGGCATCACCTCAGCCAGCAAAGGGCAGCCGGAGGGGTGGCTGCAGCACCACCCGCCCTGGGAAGGGAGACTGCTCGGATGAGTGGCtctggaagggagggagaagggcagaaaaaaagaggtttatAAGTTAAGAGTTTATAGGGAGCTTGTATAGCTTATCACTTTGGAGAAGCAGGGAAGGGGTAATGTCCCTGAGAAGGCACTGGAAGGGCAGCACCCACCATAAAAGCCCGGGTGGCTGATTGCTGAGCACCCTCCTTGCACCAGCCCAGCAAGGACTCCAAGAAAACCTTCACATCATCCAGACAGCGCGGTCTTCCCTCTGCATTTGTACCTCCAACCCATGGCTGGGGAGGGAAGTGTCCTCAGAGAACCCTTTTAGTCTTCCCAAGAGCTTCCAGCAAGGATTTCTCTCCTGCAGGCTGCCCTGGGATCCATGGCCAGTCACTTGAGATGAAGGTCAGGTCTCCCAAGGACATCACCCAGCTCCGCGTGGGacagaggctggagctggagtgtCAGACTGACAAGAACAGTGGCGCATTCTGGATCCACCAGGACAAGAGTGGGACCCTTCACTTCATCGTCTTCATCAGTTCTGTTTCCCGGACCACATTCAGCAGGGATCAGAGAACATCCCCTCGCTTTGAGGCGAGCAAACACAACTCGATCTATCTGTTGGTAGTGAAGTCTTTCACACCGCAGGACGAGGGGAACTATTTCTGCATGATGAATTTCAACCAGATGCTGTTCTTCAGCCCTGGccagcctgccttccttccaGGTCAGCAACACCTTCACCCAACCTCACTCAGCCCTGACAAAAtgcccagcacctcctgcccatGCCCTTTTTCACAGCTGTCTCTCCCACAAACCCCATTTCCCTCCTTGCTTGCCCAAGGCATCCTGTGACCAACCCACTCATCCTCCTGCCAGAGGCTCCCTGCTTGCCACCTCTGTTCCTGGGACTGCTCCTGCTCAAAGGCAATGACTGGGCAGACCCAGCATTGCCTCCCCATCCTCACTGCCCCGTGCCACCCATGGCTCTGAAGGGAGAAGGCTAAAGCAAagtccaccaccaccaccccctgCTTcctcagcacacacagctcccaAAAGTACTGCCAGGCTCAGGGGCTCAGGCTTTCTGAGCATGGTGTCAAAAAGTGAGAAATaaggaggctgcagctccctcctggcTCTTGGGAGACCCTCCCTGGGGGAGTTCCCCTGAAAAACAGGCTCCATGAAGCTGTCCTGGAGCTGAACTCAGGAGCACCTGTGCCCTGGCAAGGTTAGGAGAGCAGAAGGGCAGGAAAGACCTGTTTTATTGTATTTCCCTACCTTCTGAATTAATCCATTTCACTTATAGTCACCACGACAGTGGCACCCACCACACGTGGACCCATCCCCAAGCGTGGCATAACTGAGGACTCCAACCCCAAGACTCCGGATCCAGGTAACCTgaatggagggagggagaggggaagggctGGACTCTGCTCCACTAACACCAAGGGGGATCCTGCAGGCATTTTGGGAttgggagggagagagaagatcCACAGAGCTTCTTTATCACAGATGCAAGGATTAAATTCCAGCATTTCATCCAACCTAATAAAGGCTAAAGATGATGTAAAAAGCACGAGCATGTCCCATGCCTGGGCACACCAGGAACAGGGGAGGGAGGGTAGAGCCttgggggctggggctgcttttAGCCTCAGCAGGAGACGAGAAAACTTTTGCCCACATATTCTCCCTCAAGTCCCCAGGAGAATGACTACACCAGAACTGGCCGTAACACCGGCCATGAGCACCTGGTGGACCTTTCCTCCTCTCTATTCCTGCAGACAGAAGAACGCAGGAAGATCTGGATTTCTCCTGTCACATCTTCATCTGGGTCCCCTTGGCAGGtgcctgcctcctgctcctcatcgCCCTGGTGATCACCATCGTGCTGTGTCGAAGTAAGGCTCACCACAACCCCCTCCAAATGCACCTCTGGCCTGAGACCATATCCCTGTCCCTCAGGGAGATAGATGGATGTTCTGGCTGCTTTGGGAGGCAGCAGATAACCAGAACACAGTCAATGCAAGAGAAGGACCACTGCTAAAATCAGTGTCTGTATTTTAATCCTCATCAGAAGGATTAAGATGACAAAGAATTATCaatttagaatcatagagtcaggaaattatttatgttggaaaagaccttcaaggaAAAACCATACATTAGGAAGAGACAGTATTTACTCTATCAACTGTCTTGGCTCTACCAAATGGGTGTCTCAGAGGTTAAAGTCCCAGAGCCTGAAACATTCTGACCTAACTCGGTAAATACGCTCCAGTAAATGCTGAGAGTCCCAGTAGCAGCTCAAGCTGGAACCAGATGAGAAACTTCATTACATTATGATCAGTGAAAAGACCTCAGCTATAGTCAATTTCAGCTTCAGACCAAGCCCCTGAGGATGGATTTTTACCTTGATCTGAAATTAATGGCtggacattttattttgctgcatcCACCCCAAAGGAACAACACAGAGGCTAAGATAGGGAACAGCATCATTAACTTAGGTGCATGCCATGTGGCCTCATTGCCATCACCTGCTGTAGAAATAATTGCTGCTGAGGGATTTTCAGCAATGTGCCAAAGTCACCAGAGACAGCAAATAGAAATAATTCACCCTCAGTGTTCCCAGGCTGACCCTGCTGCTGCTACCCACCCTAAAGATGAATTCACGAGAATATTTAAGTGGATTACTGGGGTAACATGAGCTGCAGCACCATTCCCTGGCATGGATTTCCTCAAAAATAGGCTTGGTTTATCCATTGTTAGTCTTAAAGATATCCGCTTCTGGGGAACACCAGCCCTGCCTCACCGGAGTGGTTCTTTCCTGAGTTGGGACTTAGTACCTTTGAactaaaacattttctctctttttttaggAACCAGAAGACGAAGATGCAGGTGTAAGAGGTGAGTGACAGGCATTGGCATTTTTCTGTTCAACTTGGCAACATCTCACCCTCAAGAGATAAAGGAGGCTGGTGTCAAAAGGCAACCTAAAAATTCTTCATCTGATAGAAGGTGGTTGGGAGGGGCCTGAGTAATGACTTAAGGgcaaaaacagaacagaagcttctcctgtgctctgttcttggttttgtttggggctttttgtttgtttggaggtgggttttttttttcatctattaAGTAATTCAAATCACTGAGCTCCAACCCTGCAGCAGATATGAAACAGAAAGACAGGAGGTGCTTGTGGCAGCCCAAAAACTTTGTGCATCACCCACTTCTCATAATTATCCACGTTTCTGTGCTCCCAATGCACCACTCCCAACTTCAGCCTGAGGGGGACTGTATTTcatcccttcccatccccaaaacagttctgtgatttcatCACTACACATTCAGATGTCCCCATGGATTACATGCGAGTTcctggatcccaaatccccctctGCACCATTTTGGACCAACAGCACCATGGCTTCCTGCCTCTGTTTCCCCAACAGGCACCAAGGAACAGTAgcagagaggctgctgcagcctggcatgACTCTCCTGAGAAACACTGGTGCAGACAGCAATAGATTGAGGGGTAACCCAGTTTCTAGGGCACACAGGAACCTTTTCTTTATgctttccctcctgcctcccagcccACCCCTCACCCTGAGTCACCAGGAAAACAAGATCAGCATGAGAATTGCAATTCCCCATTTTGGAAGAGGAAATGCCTTTGCCCACACACATTTTGCTTCTGCAGATTGACCTCCCTGCAGCTGGTTTCtcacctctcctgctctgcaggaaaCCACTTCTACACTTTTGCAAGCCTTGTGCACCCTGGGGCTTGTGGCAAGAGAGACACCGAGAAATCCCCACTACTGCTCaagggcagccagggctgggctggtgctTGGAACAGCTGGGTTGCCAAGAAACTTTGGAACAGCACGTTCACACCTCTGAAGCCTCATTCTTTGCCAGTtaaagcatcttttaaatcaGATAAATTCCTGGTCCTTGTTATACATCCATGGTTTCACAGTAACAAAGGAAATTGTTTACTTCTCCAAATTAATACAATCATTCAGAAAGAACCCCTCTCCCCAACATTAGCAGAAAATGGATCcctacaaatttatttttcttttaaaggcaggttgtatttttttttacctctctgTGAAAGGGAACAGACTGTCATTTTCATAGGGGATATTTATTACACCCAGCACCCTCCTGATCCTCGcctgcctttccaggggagaAATGATAAGGAAGAGCTCTTTGTGCAGCCTTGTTTAGGACTGTGTTTGCATTCTTCATTTATCTCAACCCCTGttgccagctctgtgcagggatGATCTGTCTCTGTGGGGAGAAAAACACCCTGCAGAGCTCTCCAGTGTTGCCCTGATGCAGTGGTCATTAGACAGGGGTGTCAGGAAATCACCTCCTCAGGAtggctctcctgcagcagccctaACTTGACAGAGTTGTGCCTTTAGCTATTGTAGcacatttcagtttttgtttagAGAcgaaattcctgctgctctgagcagctcctgcttatTGAAAGGAAGCTCTTTGGAAGTTCACAGTGCAATTCACTCCATTAAGGAGCACCCCAGGATCTGGCCTGCAAtccttgctggcagcagcaggattcATTTTCCACCACCAATTAATCTGCCCTGAAAATGGGTGCCAAATCCCCAACTCATTAGATCAGCATAAAACTCTCCGTCGATGGACACCAGTCATTTCTATAATTCTGTGTGCATGTTGACTCTCTGGAAAGCCTCCTTTCAAACTTCTCTGCAGGCAACACGTTCCAACAAGAAAAACTCTCTCTGAATTGAAAACACCTTGTCtaactcaaaaaaaacccctgcaaaccctgagctcttctttcttcatttctttctgaatgtGGAGAAAGGTATAATGACAGGGCAGGAGAATGCAGAAGTCGGAGGTAAATTTTAAAAGCCCACTTTACTTTTTAATTGATAAAAGAATTGACCATCAGTGTATGTTGAGAATATCCTTCTGGTGCCTGTCACTACTGGAAATGGTGGCAGATCTTTCCCTTGCACAAAGATGATTTAGGGACACTTTGCAGCCTCCTCTTGGAGGTCCCTGGCTACAGCCCAAGGCTCAAGGAGCCTTAATTGCCTTCTTGCTCCTGTCCCATCTGAGTAAACCAAACCCTCTTCTCTCTCCAGACCTGCAAACGGGAAGCCCCCCACAAAACCCAGGACCCCAAACTAACACAAATCAGCATCTGCACCTTCTGGCTTCTGGATCTTCTCCCGGGAGCTATCAGCACAGAAATCCACCTCCTACGTTATCCACAATGTGACTGCACCTCACCCACTCTGCCAGATTTGAAGAGACAAGATCTTGggagcacagacacacagacaagcagcagcacttccctgtGAACCACAGGGGaaagcacagctccttccaaaCCCTGAGCTTCTCCTGTCAATGCCCAAGGCCAGAGGCCGTCTCTCTTCCCAGTGACGGGGTTCAGGCACAACAGCCAGGCCAATCCTGATGCTGATGTGCCTCAGTGAGAAGCTGATGAGAAATAAGGACTTGAGCTGGACCTCTGCTCAAGGCTGTGAGCAATTTCCTCCCAAAATGCAGC is from Corvus moneduloides isolate bCorMon1 chromosome 5, bCorMon1.pri, whole genome shotgun sequence and encodes:
- the LOC116443778 gene encoding T-cell surface glycoprotein CD8 alpha chain-like, encoding MDRSPALLLLLTLGLCCPGIHGQSLEMKVRSPKDITQLRVGQRLELECQTDKNSGAFWIHQDKSGTLHFIVFISSVSRTTFSRDQRTSPRFEASKHNSIYLLVVKSFTPQDEGNYFCMMNFNQMLFFSPGQPAFLPVTTTVAPTTRGPIPKRGITEDSNPKTPDPDRRTQEDLDFSCHIFIWVPLAGACLLLLIALVITIVLCRRTRRRRCRCKRPANGKPPTKPRTPN